The genomic DNA CAAATGATATGTATTTCCTAAAATAATATCTGGATTAATATCATTTTTAAGTTCTCTTTGGTGCACTCCTTTTACAGAAGCCACTGTACCAACTGGCATAAATATTGGTGTTTCTATTACACCATGATCTGTTGTTATTACTCCTGCTCTAGCTTTACTCTGCGAGTCTTTTGCTTTTAAATCGAATGTCATTTTTATAAAAATATTCAGCTGGTAAAGATAATTAACAAATTAAGAATGCTTCTTAAACATTTAATAAATTTATATGTTTTTACAAATTGTTAGCAATTCCTATTATTTCGTTAATAAATGCGTTGCAAGAGTCTTTGTAAACACTCATTAAAAAGTTATTTTTGATGCTTTATAAATCAAGCTAAAAATAATGGCAACAACACAACAATTAGAAGACATTACAACACAAGTTCGTAGAGATATTTTACGAATGGTTCACAAAGTTAACTCTGGTCATCCAGGTGGTTCTCTTGGGTGTGCAGAATTTTTTGTTACACTTTACAATGAAATCATGGATAGAAAAGATGGTTTTGACATGGATGGTATAGGAGAAGACTTATTTTTTCTATCAAACGGTCACATTTCTCCTGTATATTATAGTGTTTTAGCCAGAACTGGTTACTTTCCTGTAGATGAATTAAACACGTTTCGTTTAATAAACTCAAGATTACAAGGACACCCAACGACTCATGAAGATTTACCTGGAGTACGCATAGCTTCTGGTTCTCTTGGTCAAGGAATGAGTGTAGCTCTTGGCGCTGCTCAAGCTAAAAAGCTAAACGGTGACAATCACTTAATTTACAGTTTACATGGCGATGGAGAATTACAAGAAGGACAAAACTGGGAAGCCATTATGTATGCAGCTGGAAATAAAGTAGATAATATTATTTCTACTATAGACTTAAACGGGCAACAAATTGATGGTTCTACAGATACTGTTTTACCATTAGGAAGTTTAAAAGCTAAATTTGAAGCTTTTGGATGGACTGTTGTAGATATTGAAGAAGGAAATAATGTAGATGCTATTTTAAAAGGAATGGCTGAAGCTAAATCACTAACTGGAAAAGGAAAACCTGTTTGTGTTTTATTAAAAACAGTTATGGGTAACGGTGTAGATTTTATGATGCATACACATGCTTGGCACGGTAAAGCTCCAAATGACGAACAGTTAGCCGAAGGCTTATCGCAAAACCCAGAAACTTTAGGTGACTACTAATCCTTCAAAACAAGAGAAAAAATGAAAACTTACGAAAATCAAGGAAATAAAGATACACGCTCTGGATTTGGAGCAGGATTAACAGAATTAGGGCAAACCAATGAAAATGTTGTTGCTCTTTGTGCCGATTTAATTGGTTCACTTAAAATGGACGATTTCAAAAAAAATCATCCAGAACGTTTTTACCAAGTAGGTATTGCTGAAGCTAACATGATTGGGTTAGCTGCCGGTTTAACCATTGGAGGAAAAATTCCTTTTACAGGAACATTTGCAAACTTTTCAACTGGTCGTGTGTACGATCAAATTAGACAAAGTGTTGCATACTCAGACAAAAATGTAAAAATTTGTGCCTCTCACGCTGGTTTAACTCTTGGTGAAGATGGTGCTACACACCAAATACTAGAAGACATTGGACTCATGAAAATGCTTCCTGGTATGACTGTTATTAACCCTTGTGATTATAACCAAACAAAAGCAGCAACTATTGCTATAGCAGAACATCATGGACCAGTTTATTTACGTTTTGGAAGACCAAAAGTGGCAAACTTCACTCCTGTTGATCAAAAATTTGAAATAGGAAAAGCATTGCATTTAGTGGATGGAACAGATGTTACAATTATAGCAACAGGTCACCTTGTTTGGGAAGCACTAGAAGCTGTTAAAACTTTAAACGAAAAAGGAATCTCAGCTGAAGTCATAAACATTCACACTATTAAACCTTTAGATGCAAAAGCAATTATAGACTCTGTAAACAAAACTAAATGTATTGTTACCGCAGAAGAACATAATCACTTAGGTGGATTAGGAGAAAGTGTTGCCAGAGTATTATCACAACACAAACCAACACCTCAAGAATTTATTGCTACTAATGATACATTTGGCGAATCTGGAACACCAGCTCAACTTATGGAAAAGTATGGATTAAACGCAAATGCTATTGTTAAAGCTTGCGAAAAGGTTATTAAAAGAAAATAATATTATTTATATATATTTTAAAAGGGATGATATTTTTTCATCCCTTTTTTTTATATCTACATTTCGATGAAAGAAATATTTTATAGACGCTTTCGTTTATTATATATAAATCAATAAAACGAACACAAATGAGTTACACAAAAAAAATTATCGCAATTATCGTATTAAGCATTGTTACAATCTCTTCTATTGAAGCACAAGAAGGTAGTGGTTTTGGTTTAAGAGCTGGTATTAATTATAATACAAATGGAGATTATTTTAATTCAATCTCTATGGCAAGTGAAGATCCTACAGCAGCTGTTGGCTTTCATGCTGGACTATTTGGTAAGCTAGGAAATAAGCTCTACTTAAAACCAGAATTAGTTTATACAAAGACTAAAACCGAATATTCTTCAGGAGATTTTAATTTACAAAAACTTGATGCTCCAGTTTTAGTAGGTATAAAACTTATTGGGCCTTTAAGTATATTTGCTGGTCCTTCATTTCAATACATAATAGACACAGATTTTGAAAATGCAACAATAGAAGATATTGAAGATGATTTTTCTGTAGGCTTAAATTTTGGTGTTGCAGTAAACTTTAATAAAATAGGTATAGACCTTAGATACGAAAGAGGCTTTAGTGAGAATGAAGTTAATGTAATTACAGATAACACTTCAATAAATACAAATAGGGTTGATACTAGAGCCCAACAGCTAATTTTGAGTTTATCATTTAATCTATAAAAAAAAGCGTCCAACAAATATTTTGCTGGACGCTTTTAAGTTAAAATAATATTTTTTAAGAATCAGAATCTAAATAATTAGGAATACCATCACCATCAGTATCGTCATTAGTTAAAAGCCCATCTGCATCTGCATCTTCATTTATACTTAAAACACCATCACCATCATCATCTGCATCTAAATAATTTGGTATTCCATCACCATCTGTATCATCATTAGTTGGATTTCCATCTTCATTAAGATCTTCATCTTTTGTAGAAATACTATCATTATCATCATCAGAATCTAAATAATTTGGAATAGAATCGCCATCAGTATCGTCATCTTCACCATCACCATTCTCATTTAAATCTTCAAGTCGAGAAGATACATTATCGAGATCAAAATCTGTATCACTTCTACCTATAGTTTCAAAACTAAAAAATATTGGAGAATAAGATGGTATAGAAGTTGAAGGTGTATATCTAAAATACCCTAAGCCTGAAGGAATGAAAACTGCACCTATTCCAAAATTGTGATTTGTTATACTTCCATCGGGATCACCATTATCATTAGTGTTTTCTGTAAATCCTACTGATGTTTTAAAACTAATTAAAGCCTCTCTAAATCCTGTCACAACACCTCCAAGAGCACCAACAGCTGTTAAATTAAAAGAAATTGGATTTGTTGCACTATCAAAAGATTCTCCATCAGGTAAAAAACCGTTATACTCAACAACAGCTCTATCTAATGGGTGAATTATCTCTCCATTTGCTTCTGTATCGTCTACACTACCTCTTACTTGTAAAATGTACAAATCATAATCAACATTATCCTCTGTTATGGTTTTAACAATTAATTTTGGATATTCCGGTTCGTTTAAAAAACTTAAAATAGATCTAGGCGCTGGTAATTCATTTGGATCTATTTCACTAAAAACTAATTCAAAATCATCATTTTCTGTAATTGTTGCTGGTGTAGTAGAAAAATCACTATAAGCTGCGTTTTCAGCAAATTCATTATAATTAAATGTATGAGTTTCTAGATACTCTAAAATTTCAACTATATCTTCATCATACACCTCTTGTCTATCTCTATCTGGTGTTACTACAATATCATCATCATCTTTACAAGAAGATATTGTTATAAAAAGTAATAAAATAGGGATTAATAATTTCCTTAAGTTCATTTTTGCTTATTTTTGAGCGCAAGATAAGTTTAATAATAATCTTGCACAATATCATTAACGTACATTTTACATAAATTATATGCGTATAGATAAGTATTTATGGTGTTTAAGGTATTTCAAAACTAGAAATATTGCTAGTACAGCCTGTAAAAAAGGACATGTAAAAATTAACGGTTTAGTAGTAAAACCAAGTCGAGAAGTTTATCCTACAGATAAAGTTAGTGTTAGAAAAAACCAAGTTAACTACAGTTTTACCATATTAGACATACCAGATAATAGACTTGGAGCAAAATTAGTAGATATATACAGAGTTGACACAACTCCAAAATCTGAATTTGAAGCTCAAGAACTACTTAAATATTCTAAAGATTATTATAGAAAAAAAGGCACTGGGCGACCTACAAAAAAAGACAGAAGAGATATTGATGATATCTACAAAGAGAATGAACTTTAATTTTTTTTTACAAATATTATGCAAGAATTAACAAATAAAATTTTATCTCATGATGAGATTAAAAATAAAATAAGAAGAATCGCTTATCAAATTTTTGAAAGTAATAGTGATGAAACAGAAGTTATTCTTGCTGGAATTGATCATAATGGGTATGTTTTAGCTAAAAAACTAAAAGCTATTCTTACTAAAATATCACCTATTAAACCTACACTTTGTAAAGTAATTATAAATAAAAAATCTCCTATAAACAATATAGAGACAACCTTAACTAAAGAACAATACTCCAATAAGTCTATTGTTTTAATAGATGATGTATTAAATTCTGGAACAACTTTAATCTATGGTGTTAAACATTTCTTAGACGTACCCTTAAAGCAATTTAAAACTGCAGTATTAGTAAACAGAAATCATAAAAAATTCCCAGTTAAAGCAGATTTTAAAGGTATTTCACTATCTACTTCTTTAAATGAACATATAGAAGTTGTTTTAGAAACAGATAATTATGAAGTGTTTTTAAAATAGTTTCGCAACAATATCTTCTACAATCTCATCAACTTTTCCATTTGCATTAATTATATAGTCTGCTTTACTATAATAAGCAGAACGTTCAAAAAGATGCTTTCCAATAAACTCTGTTAATAAGTCTTCAGTTTCAATGTGAGCAATTAGAGGTCTCTTTGCCTTTTCTTCTTTTAACCGATCAACTAATACAGGTATATTAACTTTTAAATATATACTTGTTGCATTATCATGCATTAATAAATCATCCATAGTATTAAAATAACAAGGCGTTCCTCCTCCAAGTGATACTATTGTATTGTCTTGAGTGTTTAAAACTTTATTTAAATATTCTTTCTCTTTTTTTCTAAAATATAATTCTCCTTGTTTTTTAAAAATAGAATTAATATCATTTTTTTCATTTTTTTCGATTATATCATCTAAATCTAAATACTCAAAAGATAAAACTTTTGCTAATTCTACCCCTATTTTTGACTTTCCTGAAGCCATATACCCAATTAATATAAAATTCATTTAAACGCTTATTATTTGATTATTAAACATGTAGCTATTTCCTCAACAAAAAAACAAAAAATAATTTTAAAATAGGCTTGGATAATTGATAAAAGGTCTTATATTTGCACCCTCATTAAGGAAATGACCTGGTAGCTCAGTTGGTAGAGCATCTCCCTTTTAAGGAGAGGGTCCTGGGTTCGAGCCCCAGCCCGGTCACAAAAAAAAGTTAAGCTTTGCTTAACTTTTTTTTTTACTTTTTATTAAAGCGCACGTGGCGGAATTGGTAGACGCGCTAGCTTGAGGGGTTAGTAATTGCTTAAATTGTGGAAGTTCGAATCTTCTCGTGCGCACAAATCACTTTTTATTTTTCGTTAAGTTTTTCATAAATACTAATATTCTCATTTTTTTTTCTTACTTTGTTTAACAATTTAATCAAAAGAATGAACAATATCAAAACTAGCTTCAGTATCAAAGACTTAGAAAACCTTTCTGGTATTAAGGCTCACACTATAAGGATTTGGGAAAAACGTTATGAGCTTTTTGAACCTAGCAGGACTGAAACCAATATTAGATACTACTCTTTAAAAAGTCTTCAAAAGCTACTTAATGTATCTTTTTTAAATAAAAACGGCTTAAAGGTATCTAAAATCGCTAGCTTAGACGACAATGATATACCTATATTAGTTAATTCTATTGCAAAAAAAGAAAAATCAAGTGATAGCTACACTAATATAATGAAAGTAGCTATGCTTAATTTTGATCAAAAGCTATTTGATAAAGCCTTTTTAGAATTAAGTAATCAATATCGATTAGATGAAATTTTCAATACTGTATTTATACCTCTATTAGATACTATAGGCCTATTATGGCAAACAAATACTATTACACCTGCACATGAACATTTTATAGTCGAATTAATTAAACAAAAATTAATTATTGCTACAAACGAAAACGACAAGAACTCTCTACCTACAAAAACAGAAAAAGTTTATGCTCTCTTTCTTCCTGAAAATGAAATGCATGAATTAGGCTTATTATATATCAACTATATACTTTCTCTAAAAAATTATCATAAAATATACTTAGGCCAAAGTGTTCCTAGCACAAGTTTAAAACATCTTTGTGAGACTTATGAAAATATTACTTTCATATCTGTATTCACAATAAAAATAGATGAAAATATACTTAAAAAGCATATTAGTACTTTTTCAGAAGAATTATTCGATAATAATAAAAATAAGCTTCTAATTTCTTCTCGATTTTCCGATGTTATTCAAAACAATACAAACCATTCACGAATACAAATTTACAAAAACACTAAAGAGCTGGTTGAAAATAATTTTAATTTAGAAACAACATAAGTTATGAAAAATGTTGCAATTATAGGCTCCGGCTTCTCCGCTCTTGCTGCTTCTTGTTACTTAGCAAAAGCTGGTTATAACGTTAATATTTACGAAAAAAACAAAACTATAGGAGGTCGTGCTAGACAATTAAAAAAAGATGGATTTACATTTGATATTGGGCCAACATGGTATTGGATGCCAGATGTATTTGAAAGATTCTTTTCAGATTTTAAAACTTCACCTTCAGATTTCTACGAACTAGAAAAATTGAATCCTGCTTATTCTGTATATTTTGGTAAAAACGATTTTATCACTATTGAAGATACTATTGAAAAAATTTACACAGCATTTGAAAACGAAGAATCTGGCAGTTCTAAAAGTTTAAAAAAGTTTATAGACAATGCCAAAAATAATTACGATGTTGCTATTAAAGATTTAGTTTACAACCCAGGTATTTCTCCTTTAGAGTTAGTTACACCTGTTACAATAAAAAAAATAAATCAATTTTTAAGTACCATAAAAAAAGACGTAAGAAAAGAGTTTAAAAACGAAAGATTAGCACAAATACTAGAGTTTCCTGTTTTATTTTTAGGAGCTAAACCAAGCAATACTCCATCTTTTTATAGCTTTATGAATTATGCCGATTTTGGTCTTGGCACCTTCCACCCTAAGAAAGGAATGTATCAAGTTATTTTAGCAGTTGAAAAACTTGCTAAATCGCTAGGTGTAAAAATTCACACTAATGCCAATATTAAAAATATAGTTGTTGACGATTATAACAACGTTTCACATATAAATATTAATAAAAAAAATAATCCTTGTGATATTTTACTAAGCGGTGCAGATTATCATCACACAGAGACATTATTAGATAAAAGACACAGACAATACACAGAAAAATACTGGAACAACAAAGTGTTTGCACCATCATCACTACTTTTTTATGTTGCTTTTAATAAAAAATTAAAAAATGTAAATCACCACACTCTGTTTTTTGATGTTGATTTTAATGAACATGCAAAGGATATTTACGACAACCCAAAATGGCCAGAAAACCCTTTATTTTATGCTAGTTTTCCAAGTATTACAGATGAGAGTTCTGCACCAAACAACAAAGAAGCTGGTATTTTTTTAATTCCGTTAGCACCAGGTTTAGAAGATAATGCTCAATTAAGAGAAACTTATTTTAAAAAAATAATTTCAAGATTTGAAAATGTAACATCTCAAACAGTTCAAGACTCTATATTATTTAAAGAATCATTTTGTGTAAACGATTTTATTAAGGATTACAATTCTTATAAAGGCAATGCATACGGTATGGCAAACACCTTATTTCAAACTGCCTTTCTAAGGCCAAAATTAAAAAGTAAAAAAGTTAAAAACCTTTATTTTACAGGACAATTAACAGTTCCTGGTCCTGGAGTTCCACCAGCTTTAATTTCAGGAAAATTAGTTTCTCAATTAATTATTAAAAATCACAACAACAATGAAAGCGCTATTTGATTCCGTTTCTTTTAATTGCAGTAAAATTGTTACACAATCTTACAGCACCTCGTTTTCTATGGCCACAAAAATGTTAGCTAATAGTATTAGACAGGATATTTATAATATTTATGGTTTTGTAAGATTTGCTGACGAGATTGTAGACTCTTTTCACGATTACAATAAGAGCGAATTACTTGATACTTTTGAAAACGACCTAGAAAATGCCTTAATCAATAAAATAAGCTTAAACCCTATTTTAAACGCTTTTCAACATACGTATCACAAATATGGTTTAGATAAGCAAATGGTAAACGCTTTTATAAAAAGTATGCGATTAGATTTAACCAAAACTAACTATTTAACAGATATAGAATACAAAGATTACATTTACGGTTCTGCAGATGTTGTTGGCCTAATGTGCCTAAAAGTTTTTGTTAAAGGTGATAATGAAAAATATCAAGAATTAAAAGATTCTGCAATGTCGTTAGGTTCTGCATTTCAAAAAGTGAATTTTTTAAGAGATTTAAAAGCAGATTTTCACGATTTAGAACGCACTTATTTTCCAAATACAGATTTAAATAACCTAGACGAAAATGCAAAACAACTAATTATTAAAGATATTGAAAACGACTTTGCAAAAGGCTTAGTAGGCATTAAACTACTACCAATAGAAGCCAAATTTGGAGTATTTATGGCATATAGATATTACAGTCAACTTTTAAAAAAATTAAAAAAGACTCCAGCTTTAGAAATAAAAGCGGCTAGAATTAGAGTGGCGAATTATAAAAAAGTAGAGCTTTTAACAAGAAGTTATGTAAAATATCAACTAAATTTAATGTAATGAAAACACTTTATTGGATTTTAGTTTTTTTAGCAACATTCTCTATTATGGAGTTTATGGCCTGGTTTACACACAAGTATGTAATGCATGGGTTTCTTTGGTTTTTGCACAAAGACCATCATCACAAAAACCATAACAGTTGGTTTGAAAGAAATGATGCCTTTTTTATATTCTATGCAATTGTTAGCATGGTTTGTTTTTATCTATGGAATTACGAATCTATTTGGTATTGTCTTCCAATTGGATTAGGAATAATGGCTTATGGAGCAGCATATTTTATTGTGCATGATATTTTTATACATCAACGTTTTAAGTATTTTAGAAAAGCAAATAACAGGTATGCAAAAGGTGTGAGGCGCGCGCACAAAATGCACCATAAACATTTAGGCAAAGAAGATGGAGAATGCTTTGGAATGCTAATAGTACCGTTTAAATATTTTAAACGTTAATACAACATAAATGAAAATTAGCAAATCTTACAATTACATAATAATCGGTAGTGGTCTTGCAGGATCTCAACTTGCAATAGCTTTTGCAAAAAACCCTTACTTTAACAACAAAAAGATTGCTATAATTGATAAGTCTTTAAAAACCGAAAACGATAAAACATGGAGTTTTTGGGAAAAAGAAATTGGACAATGGGATAATATTATAAAAAAAAAATGGGATCAAGCTCTTATTTTTACTTCTAACAAACAACACACAATAGCCTTAAAACCGTACAAATACAAATCTATTGAATCATTAAGTTTTTACAACGAGTTTAAAAAAATCACTTCTAAAAAAACAAATATTACTTTTCTTAATGAGCAAGTTACAAGTACAATTAACAATAACACCGTATTAGTAAACACCATTAACAATTGCTATGAAGCAAACCATGTTTTTGATAGCAGAATTCCAGAACAGTTTTTTTTAAAACAGAATAAATACCCAAACATAATACAACATTTTAAAGGTTGGGTTATAGAAACTAAAACTTCAACTTTTAATCCCAATCAATTTACAATGATGGATTATAGATTAAAAGATGGAAAACAAACAGCTTTTACATACGTCCTACCTTTTACAAAAAATAAAGCATTAGTTGAATTTACTTATTTTACAGAACATATTGTAGATGAAGCGACCTATGATTATTTTATAAAAGAATATATTTTAGATATTCTTAAAATTGAAAACTACAAAATAACTGAAACAGAAAAAGGCAACATCCCAATGACAGTTTTTCCTTTTAAAGACTTTTCAACCAAAAATATTACAAAAATAGGAACTGCTGGTGGTTGGGTAAAAGGGTCTACAGGCTACTCTTTTAAACATACCGAAAAAAAAGTTGCAAAAATTATTGAAAATTTAAAAGCAAATAGAAATCCTTCGGAAAATTTATTTCAAAAAAAATATAAATTCTACGATAAAATTTTTCTTACAGTTTTAAAAGATGAAAATCATAAAGGTGAATGGGTTTTCAAACAATTCTATTCTAAAAACTCATCAGAAATTATGTTTAAATTTTTAGATGAAGAATCTAGCTTCTTTCAAGATATTAAAATAATGAAATCGCTATTCTCATTCTCTTTTATAAAAGCCTTTTTTAAAACCTTATTCGTTTAAAAGCTTATCTATTGTTTTCCTAACAGTTTCACTATTCCAATTAGCAGCACCAGATTCATCTATAACAATCTCTCCCTTTTTATTAATTAAAAACGTTCGCGGTATACTTTTAACATTAAAGGTTTCTGGTATTTGAGTTTGCGGATTATAACTATTTAAACTATAGTTCTTTTTTTTCAAAAATTTAGTTATTGTTTCAGCATTTTCATTAGAAACTAAAACAAATTCAATTTTATCATTATAATCATTATAAAGTTTTTGAATTGAAGGCATCTCTGCAATACAAGGTGGACACCATGTTGCCCAAATATTTACAAATACCACTTTATTTTTAACTTCTGATAAATTAAAATTATTTCCTTCTAAATCTCTCAATTCCCAGTTATAACTACTCACTACTTTTAAGTCTTTAGTTTTTTCTACAGCTGGACTTAATTTTGCAATTAAAGAGTGCATTGCTATTTGTATTTTTTGCCGTGTTTGAGGAATAATTAACAAGATTAATACAATTGCAAATAGAATGTTTTTTATAGGGATTTTTTTATTTTTCATATTATACTAAAACAATGAAGCGTTAATAACATAATTAACGCTTCAAATCTAACAAAAAACAAACAATACTGCATTCAAACTAAAATCTCATTTTAAAATAAATGCAGTATTGTTTATACTATTATCTCGTTACGGTTCCTGTTGGCAAAGAGCCTAAATTTAAATTAAAATCATGTGTTTCCGGTGCTATTTCTGTTCCTGCAACACCTAATAAAGGTTTTAAAGTAAACGGTGCAGGAGAGTTATCTGGTACTGGCTCTACCGAAATTACAATTGTACGGTTTCTAATATCCAAAGGAAAAGACTCTCCTACTGGCGCATTATTAAAAAAATCTTCACCTGGAATTGGCGGTCCTGCAGAAGCACCGCTAAAAGGGGCTAAATTATCTGCCGTATCAAAATCTAAAAACGTTCCTGTTGTTAGCGGACCAGAATCACCTACAACCCAACCTTCGTATATCCAACCTTCTGGTAAAACAGGTAAAGTAAAATTAGCTGTTGGTGGCATTCCTGGATTCCCAAACCAAACACCATATTGATCGTTACCATTATTAGTTCCAGTCTCATCTGTTGGTGTTCTTAAAAAGAAAGCACCCGATGCTACACTAAAATCGCCAACTAAATTTGTATTTAAAGTAGCAGAAGCATCTACAAAGTCTCCAGCTAAAATTTTAGTTTCTGCAGGTAATGGGTCTAGATCTATTGCTGGCTCTATTGATAACACAAACTGTGTTGCTAAATTTAATTGCTCTGTATTAACCGTAAAACTTTGAGGAA from Lacinutrix sp. 5H-3-7-4 includes the following:
- a CDS encoding transketolase, whose amino-acid sequence is MATTQQLEDITTQVRRDILRMVHKVNSGHPGGSLGCAEFFVTLYNEIMDRKDGFDMDGIGEDLFFLSNGHISPVYYSVLARTGYFPVDELNTFRLINSRLQGHPTTHEDLPGVRIASGSLGQGMSVALGAAQAKKLNGDNHLIYSLHGDGELQEGQNWEAIMYAAGNKVDNIISTIDLNGQQIDGSTDTVLPLGSLKAKFEAFGWTVVDIEEGNNVDAILKGMAEAKSLTGKGKPVCVLLKTVMGNGVDFMMHTHAWHGKAPNDEQLAEGLSQNPETLGDY
- a CDS encoding MerR family transcriptional regulator — protein: MNNIKTSFSIKDLENLSGIKAHTIRIWEKRYELFEPSRTETNIRYYSLKSLQKLLNVSFLNKNGLKVSKIASLDDNDIPILVNSIAKKEKSSDSYTNIMKVAMLNFDQKLFDKAFLELSNQYRLDEIFNTVFIPLLDTIGLLWQTNTITPAHEHFIVELIKQKLIIATNENDKNSLPTKTEKVYALFLPENEMHELGLLYINYILSLKNYHKIYLGQSVPSTSLKHLCETYENITFISVFTIKIDENILKKHISTFSEELFDNNKNKLLISSRFSDVIQNNTNHSRIQIYKNTKELVENNFNLETT
- a CDS encoding transketolase family protein, giving the protein MKTYENQGNKDTRSGFGAGLTELGQTNENVVALCADLIGSLKMDDFKKNHPERFYQVGIAEANMIGLAAGLTIGGKIPFTGTFANFSTGRVYDQIRQSVAYSDKNVKICASHAGLTLGEDGATHQILEDIGLMKMLPGMTVINPCDYNQTKAATIAIAEHHGPVYLRFGRPKVANFTPVDQKFEIGKALHLVDGTDVTIIATGHLVWEALEAVKTLNEKGISAEVINIHTIKPLDAKAIIDSVNKTKCIVTAEEHNHLGGLGESVARVLSQHKPTPQEFIATNDTFGESGTPAQLMEKYGLNANAIVKACEKVIKRK
- a CDS encoding sterol desaturase family protein, with protein sequence MKTLYWILVFLATFSIMEFMAWFTHKYVMHGFLWFLHKDHHHKNHNSWFERNDAFFIFYAIVSMVCFYLWNYESIWYCLPIGLGIMAYGAAYFIVHDIFIHQRFKYFRKANNRYAKGVRRAHKMHHKHLGKEDGECFGMLIVPFKYFKR
- a CDS encoding NAD(P)/FAD-dependent oxidoreductase, translating into MKNVAIIGSGFSALAASCYLAKAGYNVNIYEKNKTIGGRARQLKKDGFTFDIGPTWYWMPDVFERFFSDFKTSPSDFYELEKLNPAYSVYFGKNDFITIEDTIEKIYTAFENEESGSSKSLKKFIDNAKNNYDVAIKDLVYNPGISPLELVTPVTIKKINQFLSTIKKDVRKEFKNERLAQILEFPVLFLGAKPSNTPSFYSFMNYADFGLGTFHPKKGMYQVILAVEKLAKSLGVKIHTNANIKNIVVDDYNNVSHININKKNNPCDILLSGADYHHTETLLDKRHRQYTEKYWNNKVFAPSSLLFYVAFNKKLKNVNHHTLFFDVDFNEHAKDIYDNPKWPENPLFYASFPSITDESSAPNNKEAGIFLIPLAPGLEDNAQLRETYFKKIISRFENVTSQTVQDSILFKESFCVNDFIKDYNSYKGNAYGMANTLFQTAFLRPKLKSKKVKNLYFTGQLTVPGPGVPPALISGKLVSQLIIKNHNNNESAI
- a CDS encoding shikimate kinase codes for the protein MNFILIGYMASGKSKIGVELAKVLSFEYLDLDDIIEKNEKNDINSIFKKQGELYFRKKEKEYLNKVLNTQDNTIVSLGGGTPCYFNTMDDLLMHDNATSIYLKVNIPVLVDRLKEEKAKRPLIAHIETEDLLTEFIGKHLFERSAYYSKADYIINANGKVDEIVEDIVAKLF
- a CDS encoding phosphoribosyltransferase family protein, giving the protein MQELTNKILSHDEIKNKIRRIAYQIFESNSDETEVILAGIDHNGYVLAKKLKAILTKISPIKPTLCKVIINKKSPINNIETTLTKEQYSNKSIVLIDDVLNSGTTLIYGVKHFLDVPLKQFKTAVLVNRNHKKFPVKADFKGISLSTSLNEHIEVVLETDNYEVFLK
- a CDS encoding FKBP-type peptidyl-prolyl cis-trans isomerase — its product is MNLRKLLIPILLLFITISSCKDDDDIVVTPDRDRQEVYDEDIVEILEYLETHTFNYNEFAENAAYSDFSTTPATITENDDFELVFSEIDPNELPAPRSILSFLNEPEYPKLIVKTITEDNVDYDLYILQVRGSVDDTEANGEIIHPLDRAVVEYNGFLPDGESFDSATNPISFNLTAVGALGGVVTGFREALISFKTSVGFTENTNDNGDPDGSITNHNFGIGAVFIPSGLGYFRYTPSTSIPSYSPIFFSFETIGRSDTDFDLDNVSSRLEDLNENGDGEDDDTDGDSIPNYLDSDDDNDSISTKDEDLNEDGNPTNDDTDGDGIPNYLDADDDGDGVLSINEDADADGLLTNDDTDGDGIPNYLDSDS
- a CDS encoding RNA-binding S4 domain-containing protein, which translates into the protein MRIDKYLWCLRYFKTRNIASTACKKGHVKINGLVVKPSREVYPTDKVSVRKNQVNYSFTILDIPDNRLGAKLVDIYRVDTTPKSEFEAQELLKYSKDYYRKKGTGRPTKKDRRDIDDIYKENEL
- a CDS encoding outer membrane beta-barrel protein, coding for MSYTKKIIAIIVLSIVTISSIEAQEGSGFGLRAGINYNTNGDYFNSISMASEDPTAAVGFHAGLFGKLGNKLYLKPELVYTKTKTEYSSGDFNLQKLDAPVLVGIKLIGPLSIFAGPSFQYIIDTDFENATIEDIEDDFSVGLNFGVAVNFNKIGIDLRYERGFSENEVNVITDNTSINTNRVDTRAQQLILSLSFNL
- a CDS encoding phytoene/squalene synthase family protein — encoded protein: MKALFDSVSFNCSKIVTQSYSTSFSMATKMLANSIRQDIYNIYGFVRFADEIVDSFHDYNKSELLDTFENDLENALINKISLNPILNAFQHTYHKYGLDKQMVNAFIKSMRLDLTKTNYLTDIEYKDYIYGSADVVGLMCLKVFVKGDNEKYQELKDSAMSLGSAFQKVNFLRDLKADFHDLERTYFPNTDLNNLDENAKQLIIKDIENDFAKGLVGIKLLPIEAKFGVFMAYRYYSQLLKKLKKTPALEIKAARIRVANYKKVELLTRSYVKYQLNLM